One stretch of Streptomyces agglomeratus DNA includes these proteins:
- a CDS encoding Rv3654c family TadE-like protein yields the protein MRGRRHGFGGPAGRCWSVRDGKGRSVRAGRAEQGSATVWGVVVVAVLCVVFAGVLAAGQAILARHRAGSAADLAALAAAGHWSRGEAAACDEAAGVAAAQEVRLVRCSVRGETSDVTAEARTGPYSVAVRARAGPAGPVGARLTPGASQRHRGAPVYPAHPASPRYPRHPGRTGLP from the coding sequence GTGAGGGGGAGGCGGCACGGCTTCGGCGGCCCGGCCGGAAGGTGCTGGAGCGTCCGGGACGGGAAGGGCCGGAGCGTCCGGGCAGGGAGGGCCGAGCAGGGGTCGGCCACTGTGTGGGGGGTCGTGGTGGTGGCTGTGCTGTGTGTGGTGTTCGCCGGGGTGCTGGCTGCCGGGCAGGCGATCCTGGCCCGGCACCGGGCGGGTAGCGCGGCCGACCTGGCGGCGCTCGCGGCGGCGGGGCACTGGAGCCGGGGAGAGGCCGCCGCGTGCGACGAGGCGGCCGGGGTGGCCGCGGCTCAGGAGGTGCGCCTCGTGAGATGTTCCGTGCGCGGTGAGACCTCCGACGTCACCGCGGAGGCCCGCACAGGGCCGTACAGCGTGGCTGTGAGGGCCCGTGCGGGCCCCGCCGGTCCCGTGGGCGCAAGGCTCACTCCGGGGGCCTCTCAGCGGCATCGGGGGGCTCCGGTGTATCCGGCGCACCCGGCGTCTCCCCGGTATCCGCGACATCCGGGGCGGACTGGGCTCCCCTGA
- a CDS encoding TadE family type IV pilus minor pilin, whose product MSPSEAGRRTDRGYVTAEAAVVVPALVLFAMTLVWALVATLAQIQCVDAARAGARAAARQEPQAAPRGARVTISRDGSRVRVAVEAPAPGLGALSLTLRAEAVAPAEESVGVAV is encoded by the coding sequence ATGTCCCCTTCTGAGGCCGGCCGGCGTACGGACAGGGGTTACGTCACGGCGGAGGCGGCCGTGGTGGTGCCGGCGCTGGTGCTTTTCGCCATGACCCTGGTCTGGGCGCTGGTGGCCACCCTGGCGCAGATCCAGTGCGTGGACGCGGCGAGAGCGGGCGCCAGGGCCGCCGCGCGGCAGGAACCGCAGGCGGCGCCGCGCGGGGCGCGCGTCACGATCAGCCGGGACGGCAGCCGGGTCCGGGTGGCGGTCGAGGCCCCGGCACCCGGCCTGGGAGCGCTGTCCCTGACGTTACGGGCCGAGGCGGTCGCGCCGGCCGAGGAGAGCGTGGGGGTGGCGGTGTGA
- a CDS encoding DUF4244 domain-containing protein — protein sequence MWKWMRERASGAAGGGDAGMTTSEYAMGTIAACAFASVLYKVVTSDMVSSALEAVVGRALDVPF from the coding sequence ATGTGGAAGTGGATGCGGGAGCGGGCGTCCGGGGCGGCCGGCGGCGGGGACGCGGGGATGACGACGTCGGAGTACGCGATGGGGACGATCGCGGCCTGCGCCTTCGCTTCGGTGCTCTACAAAGTGGTCACGAGCGACATGGTCTCGTCGGCTCTGGAAGCGGTGGTCGGGAGGGCGCTCGATGTCCCCTTCTGA
- a CDS encoding type II secretion system F family protein, translating to MSAEVFHRLGVMVSVVALTAWLGFAVAGERRERLLRKRLGSLLAVEVAGAAGAAGPVFRRAWRWRHEHGARVLRWGPPLGAAAIGCVLVGGVLGWALGAVAAYGTWRWQRGRGMREDVPVDTRQLPLAADLLAACISAGAGPREAAEAVGDSLGGPVGERLARAAAELRLGGEPADAWGRFGAIPGAAGLARCLERAGASGAPAAEPVARLAEGLRAERAREASARAQRAGVLMVGPVGLCFLPAFLVAGVAPVVIGLAGGLMNGN from the coding sequence ATGAGCGCGGAGGTTTTCCACAGGCTGGGGGTGATGGTGTCGGTCGTGGCTCTGACGGCTTGGCTGGGCTTCGCGGTGGCTGGGGAGCGGCGGGAGCGGCTGCTGCGCAAGCGGCTGGGTTCGCTGCTGGCCGTGGAGGTGGCGGGAGCAGCCGGGGCGGCCGGCCCGGTCTTCAGGCGCGCATGGCGGTGGCGGCACGAACACGGCGCGCGGGTCCTGCGCTGGGGGCCACCGCTGGGGGCCGCCGCCATCGGCTGCGTGCTGGTCGGCGGGGTGCTCGGCTGGGCTCTGGGGGCGGTCGCGGCGTACGGGACGTGGCGGTGGCAGCGCGGGCGCGGGATGCGCGAGGACGTGCCGGTCGACACCCGGCAACTTCCGCTGGCGGCCGATCTTCTGGCGGCCTGCATCTCGGCGGGCGCGGGGCCGCGCGAGGCGGCGGAGGCCGTGGGGGATTCGCTCGGCGGCCCGGTGGGTGAGCGGCTGGCACGGGCGGCCGCCGAACTGCGGCTCGGCGGCGAACCGGCCGACGCGTGGGGCCGGTTCGGCGCGATACCGGGGGCCGCGGGGCTGGCCCGCTGTCTGGAAAGGGCGGGCGCCTCCGGCGCTCCGGCGGCGGAACCTGTTGCCCGGCTGGCCGAAGGCCTGAGAGCCGAACGGGCCCGGGAAGCCTCGGCTCGGGCCCAGCGGGCCGGTGTGCTGATGGTCGGGCCGGTCGGCCTGTGTTTCCTGCCCGCCTTCCTGGTGGCCGGAGTGGCGCCCGTGGTGATCGGACTGGCAGGCGGACTGATGAACGGCAACTGA